One Hordeum vulgare subsp. vulgare chromosome 4H, MorexV3_pseudomolecules_assembly, whole genome shotgun sequence DNA window includes the following coding sequences:
- the LOC123449482 gene encoding ABC transporter G family member 22-like translates to MERPTADGNGGAIGRSKSDQLPPAPASASTAQSLSRTASAETVLSSTADAASLSRKSSFGKRSASGGSGAGGNSHGRSHIRKSRSAQLKLDMEDLVSSGAALSRASSASLGFSFTFTGFTPPPQDMMSSAELAPFSDDDVDLEAADTTRRKSLMAEPTLPIYLKFSEVKYRVAVKGTPREILSGISGSASPGEVLAMMGPSGSGKTTLLSMLGGRATAADGCISYNDEPFGKSLKRRIGFVTQDDVLFTHLTVKETLTYAALLRLPRTMTREQKKERAMDIIYELGLERCQDTMIGGSFVRGVSGGERKRVCIGNEIIINPSLLFLDEPTSGLDSTTALRIVQLLHDIAETGKTVVTTIHQPSSRLFHKFDKLILLGRGSLLYFGKTAEAMPYFSSIGCNPLIAMNPAEFLLDLANGNTNDVSVPSELDDKLHMENQNLQDTNSKINLRPSAQDVHEYLVDAYEHRVAYKEKKKLLAPLPISDDMKATITSSKREWGTNWCQQYSILFCRGLKERRHDYLSWMRITQVIATSIILGLLWWRSDPTTPKGLQDQAGLLFFIAVFWGFFPVFTAIFTFPQERAMLNKERAVDMYKLSAYFLARTTSDLPLDLFLPVIFMVIVYFMAGLKASAMHFFLSMLTVFLSIIAAQGLGLAIGATLLDIKKATTLASVTVMTFMLAGGFFVKRVPPFISWLRYLSFNYHTYRLLLKVQYDPVPDILMTSVPLDNGVTEVGALVAMIIGYRVLAYLSLRRVKASNG, encoded by the exons ATGGAGCGGCCGACGGCGGACGGCAACGGCGGCGCGATCGGGCGGAGCAAGTCGGACCAGctgccgccggcgccggcgtcggcGTCCACGGCGCAGTCGCTCAGCCGGACGGCGTCGGCGGAGACGGTCCTCAGCAGCACCGCCGACGCGGCCAGCCTGTCGCGCAAGTCCAGCTTCGGGAAGCGGTCCGCGTCGGGCGGCAGCGGCGCCGGCGGGAACAGCCACGGCCGCAGCCACATCCGCAAGTCCCGGAGCGCGCAGCTGAAGCTGGACATGGAGGACCTCGTCAGCAGCGGCGCCGCGCTCAGCCGCGCCTCCAGCGCCAGCCTCGGCTTCTCCTTCACCTTCACCGGCTTCACCCCGCCGCCCCAGGACATGATGTCCTCCGCCGAGCTCGCGCCCTTcagcgacgacgacgtcgacctcGAGGCCGCCGACACCACGCGCCGCAAGAGCCTCATGGCAGAGCCCACCCTGCCCATATACCTCAAG TTTTCGGAGGTGAAGTACAGGGTGGCGGTGAAGGGGACGCCGAGGGAGATACTGAGCGGGATATCGGGGTCGGCGAGCCCCGGCGAGGTGCTGGCGATGATGGGGCCCTCCGGCAGCGGCAAGACCACGCTGCTCAGCATGCTCGGCGGCCGGGCCACCGCCGCCGACGGCTGCATCTCCTACAACGACGAGCCGTTCGGCAAGTCCCTCAAGCGCAG GATTGGATTTGTGACTCAAGATGATGTTCTCTTTACCCATCTTACTGTTAAGGAGACACTAACATACGCAGCATTACTTCGTCTCCCAAGAACAATGACAAGGGAGCAAAAGAAAGAACGGGCAATGGACATCATATATGAACTAGGCCTCGAGAG GTGCCAGGACACTATGATTGGAGGATCTTTTGTGCGTGGGGTTTCAGGGGGTGAAAGGAAAAGAGTTTGCATAGGAAATGAGATTATAATCAATCCATCTTTGCTTTTCCTTGACGAGCCGACATCTGGTTTGGATTCAACTACAGCACTTAGGATAGTTCAACTTCTACATGATATTGCTGAG ACTGGGAAGACAGTGGTCACCACGATCCATCAACCATCCAGCAGGCTGTTTCACAAGTTTGACAAGCTTATCCTCCTGGGCAGAGGAAGTTTGCTCTACTTTGGGAAGACAGCTGAAGCCATGCCCTACTTTTCATCCATTGGATGCAATCCGCTCATAGCAATGAACCCAGCAGAGTTTCTACTGGATCTTGCTAATGGCAACACTAATGATGTTTCTGTTCCTTCCGAATTAGATGACAAACTGCACATGGAAAATCAGAATCTGCAGGATACTAATTCCAAGATTAACTTAAGGCCATCAGCACAAGATGTTCATGAG TACCTTGTTGACGCTTATGAGCATCGAGTGGcatataaggagaagaagaaacttcTAGCACCACTACCGATCAGTGATGATATGAAGGCAACAATAACATCTTCGAAACGAGAGTGGGGCACAAACTGGTGCCAGCAATATTCCATCCTCTTCTGTAGGGGTCTCAAGGAAAGACGGCATGATTATTTGAGCTGGATGAGAATCACCCAGGTCATAGCTACATCAATTATCTTAGGTTTGCTCTGGTGGCGCTCTGATCCCACCACACCAAAAGGTCTACAAGATCAG GCAGGCTTACTGTTTTTCATAGCTGTGTTTTGGGGTTTCTTTCCTGTGTTTACTGCCATCTTCACATTCCCTCAAGAGAGGGCAATGTTGAACAAGGAGCGTGCAGTTGACATGTACAAGCTCAGTGCATACTTCCTGGCCAGAACGACAAGTGATCTGCCACTAGACCTTTTCCTCCCAGTCATATTTATGGTGATTGTCTACTTCATGGCAGGCCTCAAAGCAAGTGCCATGCATTTCTTTCTTAGCATGTTGACCGTCTTTCTCAGCATCATTGCTGCTCAG GGACTAGGACTGGCAATTGGAGCTACCCTCTTGGATATCAAGAAGGCAACTACTCTAGCTTCAGTCACAGTCATGACATTCATGCTAGCAGGAGGGTTCTTTGTAAAG AGAGTTCCACCATTCATATCCTGGCTCCGGTACCTGTCCTTCAACTACCACACGTACAGGCTGCTGCTGAAGGTGCAGTACGACCCCGTGCCGGACATCCTGATGACCTCCGTACCTCTGGATAACGGCGTGACAGAGGTCGGAGCCCTGGTCGCGATGATCATCGGGTACCGGGTGCTGGCCTACCTGTCCCTCAGGCGAGTGAAGGCTTCGAACGGCTAG